Proteins from a single region of Allocatelliglobosispora scoriae:
- a CDS encoding DUF402 domain-containing protein — MTGDEVFVAYRKYDGALHWHQTMRRLGEDRHGVWLGAGAGTTVRRGDGPLKTLEHGKVILISPGSWWTASFNGPPARLEIYCDITTPPTWPHPGEVTMVDLDLDVVRFRHNGSVALLDEDEFAEHRIRYGYPPEVIAAALRAATWLHTAIGSGAEPFASEHQSWLSKV, encoded by the coding sequence GTGACGGGTGATGAGGTCTTCGTGGCATACCGGAAATACGACGGTGCGCTGCACTGGCACCAGACGATGCGCCGCCTCGGGGAGGACCGGCACGGCGTCTGGCTTGGCGCGGGCGCCGGCACCACGGTCCGGCGCGGTGACGGTCCACTGAAGACGCTGGAGCACGGCAAGGTCATCCTGATCTCCCCCGGCTCCTGGTGGACCGCCTCGTTCAACGGCCCGCCAGCCCGGCTGGAGATCTACTGCGACATCACCACGCCGCCGACCTGGCCGCACCCGGGCGAGGTGACCATGGTCGATCTCGACCTGGACGTGGTCCGCTTCCGCCACAACGGCAGCGTGGCGCTGCTCGACGAGGACGAGTTCGCGGAGCACCGGATCCGCTACGGCTATCCGCCGGAGGTCATCGCCGCGGCGCTACGTGCCGCGACCTGGCTGCACACGGCGATCGGCTCCGGCGCCGAGCCCTTCGCGTCCGAGCACCAGAGCTGGCTGTCGAAGGTGTGA
- a CDS encoding SWIM zinc finger family protein encodes MPVGKDGFFEAAKPIPVEGGIKARSRRGSIGEQWWSRRFVDILEEICDPGRLVRGRAYARKGQVLSMSIEPGVVAAQVQGSRPTPYAVSVRIGAYADEIWTVLVEALGARAVYRAQLLAGEMPHEIEQVFAEIGHPLFPEGRLGPGGLAMECSCPDHGVPCKHLSAVLYLLGEAFDDDPFLVLAWRGRTRSALLDAVRGTADDAVAPVAAVDVPFAQRLADFYSPAIPLSRLRSRPPRQEAPVDLLLRAVEAPKLKVRHLPLIDILRSAYRRFDAD; translated from the coding sequence ATGCCGGTCGGCAAGGACGGGTTCTTCGAGGCGGCGAAGCCGATCCCGGTCGAGGGCGGCATCAAGGCCCGCAGCCGGCGCGGCTCGATCGGCGAGCAGTGGTGGTCGCGGCGGTTCGTGGACATCCTGGAGGAGATCTGCGATCCGGGGCGCCTCGTTCGGGGCCGGGCCTATGCCCGCAAGGGCCAGGTGCTGAGCATGTCGATCGAGCCCGGCGTCGTGGCGGCGCAGGTCCAGGGCTCGCGACCGACGCCTTACGCGGTGTCGGTGCGGATCGGCGCCTACGCCGACGAGATCTGGACCGTGCTCGTCGAGGCGCTGGGCGCACGGGCGGTCTACCGCGCGCAACTGCTCGCCGGGGAGATGCCGCACGAGATCGAGCAGGTCTTCGCCGAGATCGGACACCCGCTCTTCCCCGAGGGCAGGCTCGGGCCCGGCGGGTTGGCGATGGAGTGCTCGTGCCCGGACCACGGTGTGCCGTGCAAGCACCTGTCGGCGGTGCTCTACCTGCTCGGCGAGGCGTTCGACGACGACCCGTTCCTGGTCCTGGCGTGGCGTGGCCGAACCCGGTCGGCGCTGCTCGACGCGGTGCGGGGCACCGCCGACGATGCGGTCGCGCCGGTGGCGGCGGTCGATGTGCCGTTCGCGCAGCGGTTGGCCGACTTCTACTCCCCGGCGATTCCGCTGAGCCGACTGCGATCGCGGCCACCCCGGCAGGAGGCGCCGGTGGACCTGCTGCTGCGCGCGGTGGAGGCGCCGAAGCTGAAGGTACGCCACCTGCCGCTCATCGACATCCTGCGCTCGGCCTATCGCCGGTTCGACGCGGACTGA
- a CDS encoding SNF2-related protein, which produces MLVVHGSWVDGGLAVWAEQTTSPPERAPAGRHPFAAPATAIAAALGPLADGAHAVDEQILLPGSATTPLPSPESGIGSRVRAPKIAAWGVPALVLEPAAALRLLEAELAATDGGPEWGPGTSLRYLALVAELAADLARQGRVLPGIAADRRAARWRAVPLGADAAYLRDLATAMPPLCRAIGRERPAAETLREMLDALADAAIRRAHPDKLVILPRPGPKKPLIDHWILALTGADASLPDRPDEARELGGTLDTWLAATDELDGPIRVCFRLAEPEPETDDWELEFALQSADDPSLYVPAELIWTGQRVAGLPPRADEVLLGGLGRAVRLYGDLYPALDAAKPSSMTVDTGWAFGFLRNAAPLLQAAGFGVQLPAWAGRKGLGLKLTTRSRSASGPKAATAQGFGLSELVDFRLDLAVGDDTIGEDELEALAMLKVPLVRVRGHWVELDGRQLKAALKVLEERRTGTMTIDEAIREIVGGGDAELPLVGIDADGLLGDLINSDEGRLTPVPTPLDFQGQLRPYQERGLSWLSFLSKLGLGGILADDMGLGKCILPGTPVYANGTLRAAEELWDRYAGASRSDGEGEWAEPTRPLSTSALDSSGTMTSAVISRLYRQRISEPVRRIRLDDGSEIAMTRRHRVYGLDGWTTVVRVGDRVCVPGVLTWDGEPRDPAAVALLATRIGDRRIPDYVLTGDEDCIRLFLREYFTAAASVSAATRSVEISSASPWLMQQLATMLRRLGIWLRTGENRVGLIGGTGLRLFHDLVGFADPVKQARLEALCEIASFPGNQPYPHARSCFFPETGPTDARPRGYFRETARSRPHPGSAGTLLAYPRTYAARPGAIRDRTADRQVFYATVVSVEEFHHDGFVYDFEVAEHHNYVAGGMLCHNTAQTLSLLLTERHGARPGPTLLICPMSLVSNWRKEAERFAPSLRVYVHHGATRQRDDDLAAAVDGADLVLTTYGTALRDLGALQGLTWERIVCDEAQAIKNSSARQAQVVRSLPARTRLALTGTPVENHLAELWSIMEFCNPGLLGPAKRFRDRFQVPIETKGDADATAALRQATGPFILRRLKTDKSIISDLPEKLEMKTWCTLTPEQASLYQAVVTDMMDKIEISDGIERRGNVIATMTRLKQVCNHPAHLLKDGSRLAGRSGKLARLEELAEEILAEGDKALIFTQYSEFGTMLQPYLSAHLDRPVLWLHGGLPKSKRDELVERFQNDPEPMLFLLSLKAAGTGLNLTAANHVIHVDRWWNPAVENQATDRAFRIGQTKNVQVRKFICVGTLEERIDEMIERKRALADSVVGTGEEWISELSTDQLRELFRLDPSAVS; this is translated from the coding sequence GTGCTGGTGGTGCACGGTTCCTGGGTCGACGGAGGGCTTGCCGTCTGGGCCGAGCAGACCACGTCGCCCCCCGAACGCGCCCCGGCCGGCCGGCACCCGTTCGCTGCTCCCGCCACCGCGATCGCCGCCGCCCTCGGGCCGCTCGCCGACGGCGCGCACGCCGTCGACGAGCAGATCCTGCTGCCCGGGTCGGCCACGACACCGCTGCCGTCGCCCGAGTCCGGCATCGGCAGCCGCGTCCGGGCGCCGAAGATCGCGGCGTGGGGCGTACCCGCGCTGGTGTTGGAACCCGCCGCGGCCCTGCGCCTGCTGGAAGCGGAACTCGCCGCGACCGACGGCGGCCCGGAGTGGGGGCCGGGGACCTCGCTGCGCTACCTGGCGCTCGTCGCCGAACTCGCCGCCGACCTGGCGCGGCAGGGCCGGGTGCTGCCCGGGATCGCCGCGGACCGGCGGGCCGCCCGCTGGCGGGCCGTGCCGCTCGGCGCCGACGCCGCCTACCTCCGCGACCTCGCCACCGCGATGCCGCCGCTCTGCCGCGCGATCGGCCGCGAACGCCCCGCCGCCGAGACGCTGCGCGAGATGCTCGACGCGCTCGCCGACGCCGCGATCCGCCGCGCCCACCCCGACAAGCTCGTCATCCTCCCCAGGCCCGGGCCGAAGAAGCCGCTGATCGACCACTGGATCCTCGCGCTCACCGGCGCCGACGCGAGCCTGCCCGATCGGCCCGACGAGGCCCGCGAGTTGGGCGGCACCCTGGACACGTGGCTCGCCGCCACCGACGAGCTCGACGGGCCGATCCGGGTCTGCTTCCGGCTCGCCGAACCGGAGCCGGAGACCGACGACTGGGAGCTCGAGTTCGCGCTGCAGTCCGCCGACGACCCCAGCCTCTATGTTCCCGCCGAGCTGATCTGGACCGGACAGCGCGTGGCCGGGCTGCCGCCGCGCGCCGACGAGGTGCTGCTCGGCGGCCTGGGTCGGGCGGTCCGGCTCTACGGCGACCTCTACCCGGCGCTCGACGCGGCGAAGCCCAGCTCGATGACGGTCGACACGGGGTGGGCCTTCGGGTTCCTGCGCAACGCGGCACCTCTGCTCCAGGCGGCCGGGTTCGGGGTGCAGCTGCCGGCGTGGGCCGGGCGCAAGGGCCTCGGCCTCAAGCTCACCACCCGCTCGCGGTCCGCCTCCGGTCCGAAAGCCGCTACCGCGCAGGGGTTCGGGCTCAGCGAGCTCGTCGACTTCCGCCTCGACCTCGCGGTCGGCGACGACACGATCGGCGAGGACGAGCTCGAAGCGCTCGCGATGCTGAAGGTGCCGCTGGTCCGGGTCCGGGGCCACTGGGTCGAGCTGGACGGCCGGCAGCTCAAGGCGGCGCTGAAGGTCCTGGAGGAGCGCCGGACCGGCACGATGACGATCGACGAGGCGATCCGCGAGATCGTCGGCGGCGGTGACGCGGAGCTGCCGCTGGTCGGGATCGACGCGGACGGGCTGCTCGGCGACCTGATCAACAGCGACGAGGGCCGGTTGACGCCGGTGCCGACACCGCTGGACTTCCAGGGGCAGCTGCGGCCCTATCAGGAGCGCGGCCTGTCCTGGCTGAGCTTCCTGTCGAAGCTGGGACTGGGCGGGATCCTCGCCGACGACATGGGCCTCGGGAAGTGCATTCTGCCGGGAACGCCGGTCTACGCCAACGGCACCCTGCGCGCAGCCGAAGAACTCTGGGACCGGTACGCGGGTGCGTCGCGCTCCGACGGCGAAGGCGAGTGGGCCGAGCCGACCCGACCGCTGAGCACCAGTGCGCTGGACAGCTCCGGCACCATGACCTCGGCCGTGATCAGTCGGCTCTACCGCCAGCGGATCAGCGAGCCCGTACGCCGGATCCGGCTCGACGACGGCAGCGAGATCGCGATGACCCGCCGCCATCGGGTGTACGGGCTCGACGGCTGGACCACCGTGGTGCGGGTGGGTGACCGTGTCTGCGTACCCGGCGTCCTCACCTGGGACGGCGAACCCCGCGACCCCGCCGCGGTCGCGCTGCTCGCCACCCGGATCGGTGATCGGCGCATCCCGGACTACGTGCTGACCGGGGACGAGGACTGCATCCGGCTCTTCCTGCGGGAATACTTCACCGCTGCGGCGTCCGTGAGCGCGGCCACCCGCTCGGTGGAGATCTCGTCGGCGTCGCCGTGGCTGATGCAGCAGCTCGCCACGATGCTGCGCCGCCTGGGGATCTGGCTGCGGACCGGCGAGAACCGGGTCGGCCTCATCGGCGGCACGGGGCTGCGGCTCTTCCACGACCTGGTGGGCTTCGCCGATCCGGTGAAGCAGGCCCGGCTCGAAGCACTCTGCGAGATCGCGTCGTTTCCGGGAAACCAACCCTACCCACACGCACGATCGTGCTTCTTCCCGGAAACAGGCCCTACCGACGCCCGCCCAAGGGGCTACTTCCGGGAAACAGCACGATCACGCCCTCATCCCGGTTCGGCGGGGACGCTCTTGGCGTACCCCCGGACGTACGCGGCCCGGCCGGGCGCGATCCGCGACCGGACCGCGGACCGTCAGGTCTTCTACGCCACGGTCGTCAGCGTCGAGGAGTTCCACCACGACGGCTTCGTCTACGACTTCGAGGTGGCGGAGCACCACAACTACGTCGCCGGCGGCATGCTCTGCCACAACACCGCCCAGACGCTGTCGCTGCTACTCACCGAGCGGCACGGGGCGCGGCCGGGGCCGACGCTGCTGATCTGTCCGATGTCGCTGGTGAGCAACTGGCGCAAGGAGGCCGAGCGGTTCGCGCCGTCACTGCGGGTCTATGTCCACCATGGAGCGACACGGCAGCGTGACGACGACCTCGCCGCCGCCGTCGACGGCGCCGACCTGGTCCTCACCACCTATGGCACGGCGCTGCGGGACCTCGGCGCGCTGCAGGGTCTCACCTGGGAGCGCATCGTCTGCGACGAAGCGCAGGCGATCAAGAACAGCTCCGCGCGCCAGGCCCAGGTGGTCCGCTCGCTGCCCGCGCGCACCCGGCTCGCCTTGACGGGTACGCCCGTCGAAAACCACCTCGCCGAGCTCTGGTCGATCATGGAGTTCTGCAATCCGGGTCTGCTCGGACCGGCGAAGCGCTTCCGCGACCGCTTCCAGGTGCCGATCGAGACCAAGGGCGACGCGGACGCGACGGCCGCCCTGCGCCAGGCGACGGGACCGTTCATCCTGCGGCGCCTGAAGACCGACAAGTCCATCATCTCCGACCTGCCGGAGAAGCTGGAGATGAAGACCTGGTGCACGCTCACCCCGGAGCAGGCGAGCCTCTACCAGGCGGTCGTCACCGACATGATGGACAAGATCGAGATTTCGGACGGGATCGAGCGGCGCGGCAACGTGATCGCCACGATGACCCGCCTCAAGCAGGTCTGCAACCACCCCGCCCACCTGCTCAAGGACGGCTCGCGGCTGGCCGGACGATCGGGCAAGCTGGCCCGGCTGGAGGAGCTCGCGGAGGAGATCCTCGCCGAGGGCGACAAAGCGCTGATCTTCACGCAGTACTCCGAGTTCGGCACGATGCTCCAGCCCTACCTCTCGGCGCACCTGGACCGGCCGGTGCTGTGGCTGCACGGCGGCCTGCCCAAGAGCAAGCGCGATGAGCTGGTCGAGCGCTTCCAGAACGACCCGGAGCCGATGCTCTTCCTGCTCTCGCTGAAGGCGGCCGGCACCGGCCTCAACCTGACCGCAGCCAACCACGTGATCCATGTGGACCGCTGGTGGAACCCGGCGGTGGAGAACCAGGCGACCGACCGCGCCTTCCGGATCGGACAGACCAAGAACGTGCAGGTACGCAAGTTCATCTGCGTCGGCACCCTGGAGGAGCGGATCGACGAGATGATCGAGCGCAAGCGCGCCCTGGCGGACAGCGTCGTCGGCACCGGCGAGGAGTGGATCAGCGAGCTGAGCACCGATCAGCTGCGGGAGCTCTTCCGCCTCGACCCGTCGGCGGTGAGCTGA
- a CDS encoding TIGR01777 family oxidoreductase: MKVVLAGGSGSLGRRIADVLAARGDEVVVLTRTVRPGAAHRQVAWDGVTVGEWADELSGAAVVNLAGRLVGDRPTAANIALLTSSRVEPTRALAEAAALVAVAPPVWVQMSTMAIYGDGGDRPIAETAPVADGPAQMAGVARPWEAAAEGVRADRQVVLRTGIVLDRDSHALDMLATLVRAGLGGRWGTGRQWVSWLHIDDLLAIVLRALDDPAISGVVNATSPRPVRNAELMAALRNALRRPIGLASPEPLLRLGAVLLRTDPELALLGRRGVPEKLLSEGFTFAYPDLAPALEDLLRRS; the protein is encoded by the coding sequence GTGAAGGTCGTGCTGGCCGGTGGATCCGGTTCGCTGGGGCGGCGGATCGCGGACGTGCTCGCCGCGCGCGGCGACGAGGTGGTCGTGCTGACGCGCACGGTGCGGCCGGGTGCCGCGCACCGCCAGGTGGCCTGGGATGGCGTGACGGTCGGGGAGTGGGCCGACGAGCTCTCCGGCGCCGCCGTGGTCAACCTGGCCGGGCGGCTCGTCGGGGACCGGCCGACGGCCGCCAACATCGCCCTGCTCACCAGCTCCCGCGTCGAGCCGACCCGGGCACTCGCCGAGGCGGCGGCCCTGGTGGCGGTCGCGCCGCCGGTCTGGGTGCAGATGTCCACGATGGCGATCTACGGCGACGGCGGCGACCGGCCGATCGCCGAGACCGCGCCGGTCGCGGACGGTCCGGCGCAGATGGCCGGGGTGGCCCGGCCGTGGGAGGCGGCGGCCGAGGGCGTTCGGGCCGATCGGCAGGTCGTGCTGCGGACCGGGATCGTGCTCGACCGCGACAGCCACGCCCTCGACATGCTCGCCACGCTGGTCCGGGCGGGTCTCGGCGGCCGCTGGGGGACCGGCCGCCAGTGGGTGAGCTGGCTGCACATCGACGACCTGCTCGCGATCGTGCTGCGTGCCCTCGACGACCCGGCGATCTCCGGCGTCGTCAACGCGACCAGCCCGCGCCCGGTGCGCAACGCCGAGCTGATGGCCGCGCTGCGCAACGCCCTGCGCCGGCCGATCGGGCTGGCGAGCCCCGAGCCGCTGCTCCGCCTCGGCGCGGTGCTGCTGCGCACGGATCCGGAACTGGCGCTGCTCGGCCGCCGCGGCGTCCCGGAGAAGCTGCTCTCCGAAGGCTTCACCTTCGCCTACCCCGACCTCGCCCCGGCCCTGGAGGACCTGCTGCGGCGCTCTTAG
- a CDS encoding Tex family protein produces the protein MTTSISARIAEELGVRERQVNAAVELLDGGATVPFIARYRKEVTEMLDDTQLRTLEERLRYLREMEERRTAILESIKSQGKLDEALEAQIWAADSKARLEDIYLPYKPKRRTKAMIAREAGLEPLADALHADPTLNPQDTAAAYVDADRGVADIAAALDGARSILIERFAEDADLVGTLREQMWSKGRLVSKVATGKAEAGAKFSDYFDFAEPFTKLPSHRVLAMYRGAKEEILDLSLEPEPVDPENPVVGLSSFELLVAQKFGIGDRGRAADKWLIDTVRWAWRTRILVHLSIDLRGRLWQAAEDEAVRVFATNLRDLLLAAPAGTRATMGLDPGLRTGVKVAVVDATGKVVATETIYPHEPRRQWDQSIAVLARLADLHKVDLIAIGNGTASRETDKLAGDLIKTFPQLNLTKVVVSEAGASVYSASAYASQELPGMDVSLRGAVSIARRLQDPLAELVKIDPKSIGVGQYQHDLAEGKLSRSLDAVVEDCVNAVGVDVNTASAPLLGRVSGITAGLAENIVAHRDANGPFRTRKAIKDVARLGPKAFEQCAGFLRIPGGEDPLDASSVHPEAYPVVRKIAAAATNGDLTGLIGNTAVLTKLKPQEFADETFGIPTITDILKELDKPGRDPRPAFKTATFADGVETMNDLKPGMLLEGVVTNVAAFGAFIDIGVHQDGLVHVSALSHTFVKDPRDVVRSGDIVRVKVLEVDVPRKRISLTLRLDDDHTAAAGNAQRTREGGGSGRPGGPPRSGGGGQQRGGGGGQQQRQGGGRPGQQPKRDEPSGALADALRRAGLDKLGS, from the coding sequence GTGACGACCTCCATCAGTGCGCGGATCGCCGAGGAACTCGGCGTACGCGAGCGCCAGGTGAACGCGGCAGTCGAGCTCCTCGACGGCGGGGCGACCGTGCCGTTCATCGCGCGCTACCGCAAAGAAGTGACCGAGATGCTCGACGACACGCAGCTGCGGACGTTGGAGGAGCGGCTTCGCTACCTGCGCGAGATGGAGGAGCGGCGTACCGCCATCCTCGAGTCGATCAAGTCGCAGGGCAAGCTCGACGAGGCCCTGGAGGCGCAGATCTGGGCGGCCGACTCCAAGGCCCGCCTGGAGGACATCTACCTGCCCTACAAGCCCAAGCGGCGGACGAAGGCGATGATCGCCCGCGAGGCCGGACTGGAGCCGCTCGCCGACGCCCTGCACGCCGACCCGACGCTGAACCCGCAGGACACGGCTGCCGCCTATGTGGACGCCGACAGGGGCGTCGCCGACATCGCCGCAGCCCTCGACGGTGCCCGGTCGATCCTCATCGAGCGTTTCGCCGAGGACGCCGACCTCGTCGGCACGCTGCGTGAGCAGATGTGGTCGAAGGGACGGCTCGTCTCCAAGGTCGCCACCGGCAAGGCCGAGGCCGGGGCGAAGTTCTCCGACTACTTCGACTTCGCCGAGCCCTTCACGAAGCTGCCGTCGCACCGGGTGCTGGCGATGTACCGAGGTGCCAAGGAGGAGATCCTCGACCTCTCGCTGGAGCCGGAGCCCGTCGACCCCGAGAACCCGGTGGTGGGGCTGAGCAGCTTCGAGCTGCTCGTGGCCCAGAAGTTCGGCATCGGCGACCGGGGGCGCGCCGCCGACAAGTGGCTCATCGACACCGTGCGCTGGGCCTGGCGTACCCGGATCCTGGTGCACCTGAGCATCGACCTGCGCGGGCGCCTCTGGCAGGCCGCGGAGGACGAGGCCGTGCGGGTCTTCGCCACCAACCTGCGGGACCTGCTGCTCGCCGCGCCCGCCGGCACCCGCGCGACGATGGGGCTCGACCCGGGCCTGCGGACCGGCGTGAAGGTCGCCGTCGTCGACGCGACGGGCAAGGTGGTCGCGACCGAGACGATCTATCCGCACGAGCCGCGGCGGCAGTGGGACCAGTCGATCGCCGTGCTCGCGCGCCTCGCCGACCTGCACAAGGTCGACCTGATCGCGATCGGCAACGGCACCGCCTCGCGGGAGACCGACAAGCTCGCCGGTGACCTGATCAAGACGTTCCCGCAGCTCAACCTCACGAAGGTCGTCGTCTCCGAGGCGGGCGCGTCGGTCTACTCGGCCTCCGCCTACGCCTCGCAGGAGCTGCCGGGCATGGACGTGTCGCTGCGCGGTGCGGTCTCGATCGCCCGTCGGCTGCAGGACCCGCTCGCCGAGCTGGTCAAGATCGATCCGAAGTCGATCGGCGTGGGGCAGTACCAGCACGACCTCGCCGAGGGCAAGCTCTCCCGCTCGCTCGACGCGGTGGTCGAGGACTGCGTCAACGCCGTCGGTGTCGACGTCAACACCGCCTCCGCGCCGCTGCTCGGCCGGGTCTCCGGCATCACCGCCGGACTCGCCGAGAACATCGTCGCGCACCGCGACGCCAACGGTCCCTTCCGGACCCGCAAGGCGATCAAGGACGTGGCGCGGCTCGGCCCCAAGGCCTTCGAGCAGTGCGCCGGCTTCCTGCGGATCCCGGGTGGGGAAGACCCGCTCGACGCCAGCTCCGTGCACCCCGAGGCCTATCCTGTGGTACGCAAGATCGCCGCGGCCGCCACCAACGGCGACCTCACCGGGCTGATCGGCAACACGGCGGTGCTGACGAAGCTGAAGCCGCAGGAGTTCGCCGACGAGACCTTCGGCATCCCGACGATCACCGACATCCTCAAGGAGCTGGACAAGCCGGGTCGAGACCCGCGTCCGGCCTTCAAGACCGCGACCTTCGCCGACGGCGTCGAGACGATGAACGACCTCAAGCCCGGCATGCTGCTGGAGGGCGTGGTCACCAACGTGGCGGCGTTCGGGGCGTTCATCGACATCGGCGTGCACCAGGACGGGCTGGTGCACGTGTCGGCGCTGTCGCACACGTTCGTCAAGGACCCGCGGGACGTGGTGCGCTCCGGTGACATCGTGCGGGTCAAGGTGCTCGAGGTCGACGTACCGCGCAAGCGGATCTCGCTGACGCTCCGGCTCGACGACGACCACACGGCCGCCGCGGGTAATGCCCAGCGCACCCGCGAGGGCGGCGGCAGCGGCCGTCCCGGCGGCCCGCCGCGCAGCGGTGGCGGAGGTCAGCAGCGCGGCGGCGGTGGCGGTCAGCAGCAGCGCCAGGGCGGTGGTCGGCCGGGGCAGCAGCCCAAGCGCGACGAGCCGTCCGGCGCGCTCGCCGACGCCCTGCGCCGGGCGGGCCTCGACAAGCTCGGCAGCTGA
- a CDS encoding AAA family ATPase, whose amino-acid sequence MHISQVELENIKGFRDGPQGLNLDFTRRDGSLPRWIVLAGRNGAGKSTLLQAIALAVAGPEVTGKLQSSFTDWIHEGGTTATVTARLRRGRDDQYLSSDGSEGVDRPWVSMTWMRDARGPEPLRVLGLYPDPSSSGLRSLIARNEVAHEMTQTGPWAPNPHGWFSAGYGPFRRLPQAAFDGSRSSVAAGRLANLANLFWDEMSLADSVPWLQQIYLRRLEGDADAALVERAMIGLLNDGLLPEGMRVTRITSDGLWVRPPQREELPLRILSDGYRTVAALVLDIAKQLLQAFGTLDFTENGGRVRILHSGVVLIDEIDLHMHISWQQQIGFWLKEHFPNIQFIVSTHSPFICQAADERGLVLLPSPREDRPAVIVTGELFNRVVNGSVDDAVITDLFGMESPYSRPAAELRDEVAALEAIATSDEMTDSQEERLETLRGKLPRTVSADVADALNRLTGGSRGAED is encoded by the coding sequence ATGCACATCAGTCAGGTCGAGCTCGAGAACATCAAGGGCTTCCGGGACGGTCCGCAGGGACTCAACCTGGACTTCACCCGCCGCGACGGTTCGCTGCCGCGATGGATCGTGCTGGCCGGGCGCAACGGCGCGGGCAAGTCGACACTGCTGCAGGCCATCGCGCTGGCCGTTGCCGGTCCGGAGGTGACCGGCAAGCTGCAGAGCTCCTTCACCGACTGGATCCATGAGGGCGGGACCACGGCCACCGTCACGGCCCGCCTGCGTCGCGGACGCGACGACCAGTACCTGAGCAGCGACGGATCGGAGGGTGTCGACCGTCCATGGGTCAGCATGACCTGGATGCGGGACGCCCGCGGGCCTGAGCCGCTCCGGGTGCTGGGCCTCTACCCCGACCCCTCGTCGTCCGGGCTCAGGTCGCTGATAGCCCGCAACGAGGTGGCTCATGAGATGACTCAGACCGGTCCGTGGGCGCCGAACCCGCATGGGTGGTTCAGCGCCGGCTACGGTCCCTTCCGGCGGCTGCCGCAGGCTGCTTTCGACGGGTCGCGGTCATCGGTCGCCGCGGGGCGGCTCGCCAACCTCGCCAATCTCTTCTGGGACGAGATGTCCCTCGCCGACTCGGTACCCTGGCTGCAGCAGATCTACCTCCGCCGGCTCGAGGGCGACGCCGATGCGGCTCTCGTCGAACGGGCGATGATCGGGCTGCTCAACGACGGTCTGCTCCCCGAGGGCATGCGGGTCACCCGGATCACCTCCGACGGGCTCTGGGTTCGACCGCCCCAGCGCGAGGAGCTGCCGCTGCGGATCCTCAGCGACGGCTACCGCACCGTCGCGGCCCTCGTCCTCGACATCGCCAAGCAGCTCCTGCAGGCCTTCGGCACGCTGGACTTCACCGAGAACGGCGGTCGGGTCCGCATCCTGCACTCCGGTGTGGTGCTGATCGACGAGATCGACCTGCACATGCACATCTCCTGGCAGCAGCAGATCGGGTTCTGGCTCAAGGAGCACTTCCCGAACATCCAGTTCATCGTCAGCACCCACAGCCCGTTCATCTGCCAGGCGGCGGACGAGCGCGGCCTGGTGCTCCTCCCGTCGCCGCGGGAGGACCGGCCCGCCGTCATCGTGACCGGGGAGCTGTTCAACCGGGTGGTGAACGGCTCGGTCGACGATGCCGTCATCACCGACCTCTTCGGCATGGAGTCGCCCTATTCACGGCCCGCCGCCGAGCTCCGGGACGAGGTCGCGGCGCTGGAGGCGATCGCGACCAGCGACGAGATGACCGACAGCCAGGAGGAGCGGCTGGAGACGCTGCGGGGGAAGCTGCCGCGGACGGTCTCGGCCGACGTCGCCGATGCGCTCAACCGGCTCACAGGCGGGTCCCGCGGTGCGGAGGATTAG